A genomic region of Nymphaea colorata isolate Beijing-Zhang1983 chromosome 2, ASM883128v2, whole genome shotgun sequence contains the following coding sequences:
- the LOC116248632 gene encoding zinc finger CCCH domain-containing protein 44-like, translating to MDDQGAADVYRPLQFDQPEDGSMVPAAPVAENAALGSNLVPCDGGELQELIPSPSHHVVGGTLVDGVLDVEMAAVTAQDRGGARESSSGRGRSGGVKRKRGRKGGRTPVKTKKSEEEEDVCFICFDGGNLVLCDRKMCPKAYHPTCVNRDEAFFRKKGRWNCGWHLCSVCEKAAHFLCYTCTYSLCKGCIRQSDFLCVRANKGLCVNCMRLVMLIENKDANKENVVVDFDDKSSWEYLFKEYWQDVKRKMSLNREEVINASNPWKGVGARVPPIASNELHNADNEQNDGSDNLKHQLEKDKSAPKRQKKKPRIDAADKVLPSITRDISGDGASELTDSERWASKELLYFVEHMNVDKSTLSVFEVQSLLMEYVTKYQLRDPHKKSQILCDARLQSLFGKARLGHLEMMKLIESHILKKETSPEAHKIQRGNAEDDTTQVELDGITTPKTGSDKKRKLKKKADEGTQQTNVNDYAAIDTHNINLIYLRRNLVEDLLDDMEKFQEKVVGSFVRIRISGSGNKQDMYRLVQVVGTSKAAKEYKTGKKSTDIMLEILNLNKTEAITTDSVSNQEFSEEECKRLRQSIKCGFISRLTVGEIHEKAKALQQVKVNDWFDTEILKLGHLRDRASEKGRRKELRECVEKLQVLNDPAERARRLQEVAEVHADPNMDPNYESEETEEDDRKRENYARPRDIGYPKRGRDALSPGKGVVVDGLDGSQKSSNSPWDRIKSSSASREPRIERGQCVIGDKTLSQSKNSYSHCSEQNNDTRNRAWSQGSNQLSSGMLPEIPTTPQAVGVTASANNIDTEKMWHYSDPSGKIQGPFSMVQLRKWSTTGYFPSDLRIWRTSEKQEDAVLLNDALVGKYHQESSQSDLQGTYANAQKVGGVGSWDNSSHDRNLPGANHSTWTGSDQRDGNWKPSWKEAGGFVSGSAEITRKDGQERQSTSWTSSSMESLEPSQGHVTTVSSAQDPSGGSTPRSSESFGHSPKMLPSHVDNSYTASLQPTTDTRVGVSGVKFNHSESHMSRWSPAKPLEVQPSGTWNASNGYDNHLDSLASSTQSLGDGEKSDTENIPSKEIKEASPLASATSAAGSHCNAISIRTDQLDPTQTSATSKWMKDQTENKPVAPHSVGEPVGHVDNLRQQSSVTSSQMENQISESKAPDLHASVELVSHLNNLEQQSSLAAIQSKDWTSEKKTSDSQVLLEPVSAVNDKLRSSNTAIQSVDKTSKNAQVSDEPLSPVNDLERQSPITGTQPTITSTATDRQQANLVTSAMEQDAMTLGSTQIGGVWTSGQNSGAMSAGSSPEPTIGVVLDADKYPKIVPVAIHPISSAGLGPSTHALLQSVTAGLSHVIHNDGQNCDNNMSSDLLAQDAAHADTGSADSLHEPMDTQDALLANENPESSQFVIIAAEDSTVDEIWDGLLDAEGGEPVTDFFPEDLDTDKVEGSIESAPFCSSPSQVEDSKIKLSGSQIPVSVEGSSQPDGWVSDSGFGSSASGCGVSSTAASIPMSQGSEMISRPVAYISNDKGEGFCLASERQESLQKPVDIPQGNIPRDGWLSPQTSPEVSEVIQSVNPTGTSDPCSEHDQDAGASLVATDAAGSVASSNTADQGMHDVSWASDSSPLLVSAGEQTPVTSGSGDVPPTVQHSQGSNRLPGNFSVSASEAQVPSSNDVSDMAVATSNSQISGIFSGDFSVPTAAEQARAPSAWDAVSNKVRHPQTTRSGGFSVSATATATVPMASSDAWSTQISANSSNVSSLPPPMAGNTSSGVANLYLGKSSYRSAVPESWGSPSKNLAGPTDKQGVPSSHSTWRPGGVSEPSVSRRSGWGPSVESSRAGWSQQPGNTNARWGVDSVNQRGVWEQQRREGDRYSGYGDRGGYGGQGHGMRPWSKPPGGGGSGSGSSVSGGGPRPPRSQKVCKFHENGYCKKGASCDFLHP from the exons GCTGGCATCTATGTAGTGTTTGTGAGAAGGCAGCGCATTTCTTATGCTACACATGTACATATTCTCTTTGCAAAGGATGCATCAgacaatctgattttttatgcgTGCGGGCAAACAAAGGTTTATGCGTAAATTGCATGAGATTGGTGATGCTCATAGAGAATAAGGATGCAAACAAGGAAAAT GTTGTAGtggattttgatgataaaagtAGCTGGGAGTACTTATTCAAGGAGTACTGGCAAGATGTGAAGCGGAAGATGTCATTGAACCGTGAAGAGGTTATTAATGCTAGTAATCCATGGAAAGGAGTAGGAGCTCGTGTCCCGCCAATTGCATCTAATGAATTGCACAATGCTGACAATGAACAGAATGATGGTTCTGACAATTTGAAACACCAACTTGAGAAGGACAAATCAGCACCTAAGAGGCAAAAGAAAAAGCCAAGGATCGATGCTGCAGACAAGGTGCTGCCAAGCATAACCAGAGATATATCTGGAGATGGGGCTTCTGAACTAACTGATTCTGAAAGATGGGCTTCAAAGGAGCTATTGTACTTTGTTGAACATATGAATGTTGATAAGTCAACCTTATCTGTTTTTGAGGTTCAGTCTCTTTTGATGGAATATGTTACAAAATATCAACTTCGTGACCCTCATAAGAAGAGTCAGATTCTTTGTGATGCAAGGCTCCAAAGTCTTTTTGGTAAGGCTCGTCTTGGGCATCTTGAAATGATGAAGCTTATTGAATCTCACATTCTCAAAAAAGAGACCTCCCCTGAGGCCCATAAAATTCAAAGGGGAAATGCTGAGGATGATACTACACAGGTTGAACTTGATGGAATCACAACACCTAAGACAGGGTCAGATAAAAAAcggaaattgaagaagaaagctGATGAGGGTACACAACAGACAAATGTGAATGATTATGCAGCAATAGATACACACAACATTAACTTAATTTACTTGCGACGAAATTTAGTAGAGGATTTGCTTGATGACATGGAGAAATTCCAGGAAAAAGTTGTTGGTTCATTTGTAAGAATCAGGATTTCTGGATCGGGTAATAAGCAAGACATGTACAGGCTTGTCCAAGTTGTAG GTACCAGTAAGGCAGCTAAAGAATATAAAACTGGCAAGAAGTCGACTGATATCATGCTGGAGATTCTAAATCTGAACAAGACGGAAGCTATAACAACTGACTCTGTTTCAAATCAAGAGTTCTCTGAG GAAGAATGTAAACGGCTACGTCAAAGCATAAAGTGTGGGTTTATTAGCCGGCTAACCGTG GGTGAGATTCACGAGAAAGCGAAGGCACTTCAGCAAGTCAAAGTTAATGAT TGGTTTGATACAGAGATACTGAAGCTTGGTCATCTTCGCGATCGAGCTAGTGAAAAGGGCCGTCGAAAAGA GCTTAGAGAATGTGTAGAAAAGCTCCAGGTTCTTAATGATCCTGCTGAACGAGCTCGAAGACTACAGGAAGTTGCAGAAGTGCATGCTGATCCTAATATGGATCCAAATTATGAATctgaagaaacagaagaagatgaTCGGAAAAGAG AGAATTATGCACGGCCTAGGGACATTGGATATCCTAAACGAGGACGGGATGCACTCTCTCCTGGGAAAGGAGTAGTTGTTGATGGCCTGGATGGTTCTCAAAAAAGCTCAAATAGTCCTTGGGATAGAATCAAGAGTTCTTCTGCATCAAGGGAACCTAGAATTGAGAGAGGCCAATGTGTCATTGGTGATAAAACATTGAGCCAAAGCAAAAATTCCTATTCTCATTGTAGTGAGCAAAATAATGATACAAGAAACAGAGCTTGGAGTCAAGGCTCTAATCAACTTTCTAGTGGCATGTTGCCAGAAATTCCAACAACACCTCAAGCTGTTGGTGTCACAGCATCAGCTAACAATATTGACACAGAGAAGATGTGGCACTATTCTGATCCATCAGGTAAAATTCAGGGGCCGTTTTCTATGGTGCAGTTGCGTAAATGGAGTACAACAGGTTATTTTCCTTCAGATCTTCGAATATGGAGAACTTCTGAGAAGCAAGAAGATGCTGTATTGCTAAATGATGCTCTGGTGGGAAAGTATCATCAGGAGTCATCCCAGTCTGATCTGCAAGGAACTTATGCAAATGCTCAGAAGGTTGGTGGAGTTGGTAGCTGGGATAATAGTAGTCATGATAGGAACCTGCCTGGGGCCAATCATTCAACTTGGACAGGTAGTGACCAAAGAGATGGGAACTGGAAACCCAGCTGGAAGGAAGCTGGTGGTTTTGTTAGTGGCAGTGCTGAAATAACAAGAAAAGATGGACAAGAGAGACAATCAACTAGTTGGACAAGTTCATCAATGGAATCGCTTGAACCCAGTCAGGGGCATGTTACAACTGTTTCTTCTGCTCAGGATCCATCAGGGGGATCTACTCCTCGGTCAAGCGAATCTTTTGGGCACAGTCCTAAGATGCTTCCATCACATGTAGATAACTCCTACACAGCATCTCTGCAACCAACTACAGATACTCGAGTCGGGGTTTCAGGTGTAAAGTTTAACCATTCTGAGAGCCACATGAGTCGTTGGAGTCCTGCCAAGCCTTTGGAGGTTCAGCCTAGTGGAACTTGGAATGCAAGCAATGGATATGATAATCATCTGGACAGTTTGGCTTCTTCAACCCAATCATTGGGGGATGGTGAAAAATCTGATACAGAAAATATACCTTCAAAGGAAATTAAAGAGGCATCACCACTTGCAAGTGCAACTTCTGCTGCAGGGAGTCACTGTAATGCAATCAGCATTAGAACTGACCAGTTGGACCCAACCCAAACATCTGCTACCAGTAAGTGGATGAAGGATCAAACTGAAAATAAACCGGTGGCTCCACACAGTGTTGGTGAACCAGTGGGCCATGTGGATAATCTGAGGCAGCAATCCTCTGTCACATCTTCTCAAATGGAGAATCAGATTTCTGAAAGTAAAGCACCTGATTTACATGCTTCTGTTGAATTAGTGAGCCATTTGAATAATTTGGAGCAACAGTCTTCTCTTGCAGCAATTCAATCAAAGGATTGGACTTCTGAAAAGAAGACATCTGATTCACAAGTTTTGCTTGAACCAGTGAGTGCTGTGAATGACAAGCTACGATCTTCTAATACTGCCATTCAGTCGGTGGACAAAACTTCCAAAAATGCACAAGTTTCTGATGAGCCATTGAGCCCTGTAAATGATTTGGAGCGACAATCTCCTATTACAGGAACTCAGCCTACCATAACATCCACAGCTACAGATAGGCAGCAAGCAAATTTGGTAACTTCAGCTATGGAACAGGATGCTATGACATTAGGTTCAACTCAAATTGGAGGTGTTTGGACAAGTGGTCAGAATTCTGGGGCCATGTCTGCTGGTTCATCTCCTGAGCCTACTATAGGTGTTGTTCTTGATGCAGACAAATACCCTAAGATTGTCCCAGTAGCAATTCATCCTATTTCATCAGCAGGCTTGGGTCCTTCAACTCATGCTCTTCTGCAGTCAGTAACTGCAGGTCTTTCTCATGTGATTCACAATGATGGCCAAAATTGTGATAATAACATGTCTTCGGACCTTCTGGCACAGGACGCTGCACATGCAGACACAGGTTCTGCCGACTCTCTTCATGAGCCCATGGATACTCAAGATGCTTTGCTTGCTAATGAGAACCCTGAAAGCAGTCAGTTTGTTATAATAGCTGCTGAAGATAGCACGGTTGATGAGATTTGGGATGGCCTTTTGGATGCTGAAGGTGGTGAGCCAGTCACTGATTTTTTCCCTGAGGATCTGGACACTGACAAGGTTGAAGGTTCCATCGAATCAGCTCCATTTTGCAGCTCACCTTCTCAAGTGGAAGACTCCAAAATAAAGTTGTCTGGGTCACAAATTCCAGTTTCAGTAGAAGGGTCCTCACAGCCTGATGGCTGGGTATCTGATAGTGGTTTTGGAAGCAGTGCCTCTGGGTGTGGTGTCTCATCTACAGCTGCTTCTATTCCTATGAGTCAAGGTTCTGAAATGATTTCGCGGCCAGTGGCCTATATTTCAAATGATAAAGGTGAGGGCTTTTGCCTGGCTTCTGAAAGGCAGGAGTCTTTGCAAAAGCCTGTTGATATCCCTCAGGGTAACATCCCTCGTGATGGCTGGCTTTCACCTCAGACATCACCTGAGGTTTCTGAAGTCATTCAGTCGGTCAATCCTACCGGAACCTCTGATCCATGTTCTGAACATGATCAAGATGCTGGCGCATCTTTGGTGGCAACTGATGCAGCAGGATCTGTGGCCTCTTCCAACACTGCAGATCAGGGTATGCATGATGTTTCTTGGGCTTCTGATTCAAGTCCTTTACTTGTTTCAGCCGGAGAACAAACCCCAGTTACCAGTGGATCAGGCGATGTTCCTCCTACTGTTCAGCACTCTCAAGGATCTAACCGGTTGCCTGGCAACTTTTCTGTTTCAGCTTCTGAAGCACAAGTCCCATCTAGTAATGATGTGAGTGATATGGCCGTTGCAACTTCAAATTCTCAAATATCTGGTATCTTTTCTGGAGATTTTTCTGTTCCAACTGCTGCAGAACAAGCCAGAGCTCCTAGTGCTTGGGATGCTGTTTCCAATAAAGTTCGGCATCCTCAAACAACGAGAAGTGGAGGTTTTTCTGTTTCAGCTACTGCCACTGCTACTGTACCAATGGCTTCATCTGATGCTTGGAGCACACAGATAAGTGCAAACAGTAGTAACGTCTCTTCGCTCCCCCCTCCTATGGCAGGAAATACTTCAAGTGGTGTTGCCAATCTGTATCTAGGTAAGAGCAGCTACAGGTCAGCTGTCCCAGAAAGCTGGGGTTCACCTTCAAAGAATTTGGCCGGCCCAACTGATAAACAGGGGGTACCATCTTCTCACAGCACTTGGAGACCTGGGGGGGTCAGCGAACCGTCTGTGTCAAGGAGAAGTGGTTGGGGTCCATCCGTAGAAAGTTCTAGAGCAGGGTGGAGCCAACAACCTGGAAATACAAATGCAAGATGGGGAGTTGACTCCGTAAATCAAAGAGGAGTATGGGAGCAACAGAGGCGAGAAGGAGACAGGTACTCTGGATATGGTGATAGGGGTGGTTATGGTGGTCAAGGTCATGGGATGAGGCCATGGAGCAAGCCACCTGGTGGGGGTGGCAGTGGCAGTGGGAGCAGTGTAAGCGGTGGTGGGCCTAGGCCTCCTAGAAGTCAAAAAGTTTGCAAGTTCCATGAGAATGGTTACTGTAAAAAAGGTGCATCTTGTGACTTCTTGCATCCATGA